One segment of Rubripirellula amarantea DNA contains the following:
- the ftsH gene encoding ATP-dependent zinc metalloprotease FtsH, translating to MDNQNNEKTPPGQEAQPARRGNNSLLIALILAALVMMLFYSRTDDRSVVSASFFLEQLEKENIERVRIDEDRVIGEFKIRPDIPASAKAETALATGSDGDEQKYLKEFAFSRPTDAGWVVKLEERLENSKSKIDYGYAPRDNTAQLLYFLAMVGLPLAVLLFFFMMLRRTRSDIMGGGFLSGFSKSPAKRFEASEKMISFDDVAGLEGVKADLQEIVDFLKTPEKFQKLGGRVPKGVLLNGPPGTGKTLLARAVAGEAGVPFFSVNGSEFIQMFVGVGASRVRDLFKTAKENSPAIIFIDEIDAVGRQRGAGLGGGHDEREQTLNQILGEMDGFTGSQAVIVVAATNRPDVLDPALLRPGRFDRHITVGRPTMKGREAIFKVHVRDVPLADDVDLRRLAAGTVGLTGADIRNMVNEAALWAARNDKKIVDMSDFDYARDKILMGAKREEVLQESEKEKTAYHEAGHTLTAWHLDGAHIVHKVTIIPRGRALGVTQYVPNEDRLSVSKRELEHQLIVLLGGRAAEKIIYSETCVGAENDLERATSIARRMVTHWGMSPKIGPVSYKTSDEDPFLGREIHQSRQFSEHTQELVDEEVARLLMEADQKAEQLLREHRSELEKITRALLEHEELGEAELTDLIGESIQVRMRKNDVPGKIVAPESAAEHRPGPVINQDQPST from the coding sequence ATGGATAATCAGAACAACGAAAAAACACCTCCAGGCCAAGAAGCTCAGCCCGCTCGACGCGGCAATAACTCGCTGCTGATCGCTTTGATCTTGGCTGCGCTGGTCATGATGCTTTTCTACAGCCGCACGGATGATCGCTCGGTCGTTTCAGCCAGTTTCTTCCTCGAACAGCTCGAAAAAGAAAATATCGAGCGAGTTCGAATCGACGAGGATCGGGTAATTGGTGAATTTAAGATTCGGCCCGATATTCCGGCATCCGCGAAGGCCGAAACGGCATTGGCCACCGGCAGCGATGGCGACGAACAGAAGTACCTGAAGGAATTCGCATTCAGTCGCCCTACGGATGCTGGGTGGGTGGTGAAGCTGGAAGAGCGACTTGAAAACTCCAAATCCAAGATCGACTACGGCTATGCGCCTCGTGACAACACCGCTCAGTTGCTTTACTTCTTGGCGATGGTCGGGTTGCCTTTGGCGGTGTTGCTGTTCTTCTTCATGATGCTGCGGCGAACCCGTAGCGACATCATGGGCGGTGGATTCCTGTCTGGATTCAGCAAAAGTCCTGCCAAGCGGTTCGAAGCGAGCGAGAAAATGATCTCGTTTGACGATGTTGCGGGACTCGAGGGGGTTAAAGCCGACCTTCAAGAGATCGTTGATTTCTTAAAGACACCCGAGAAGTTTCAAAAGTTGGGTGGGCGGGTTCCCAAGGGTGTGCTGCTCAATGGGCCTCCCGGAACAGGGAAAACGTTGCTCGCTCGCGCCGTCGCTGGTGAAGCTGGCGTGCCGTTCTTTTCAGTCAACGGTAGTGAGTTCATTCAAATGTTTGTCGGCGTCGGTGCTAGCCGAGTGCGTGACCTCTTCAAAACAGCCAAAGAAAACAGCCCGGCGATCATTTTCATTGACGAAATTGACGCAGTGGGCCGTCAACGAGGCGCCGGCCTGGGTGGTGGACACGACGAGCGAGAACAAACGCTCAACCAGATCCTTGGCGAAATGGACGGCTTTACCGGAAGCCAAGCTGTCATTGTGGTAGCGGCCACGAACCGCCCCGATGTGCTTGACCCCGCTCTGCTTCGCCCCGGACGTTTTGACCGACACATCACAGTCGGTCGCCCCACGATGAAGGGCCGCGAGGCGATCTTCAAGGTGCACGTTCGCGACGTTCCGTTGGCCGATGACGTCGACCTTCGACGCCTCGCCGCCGGCACGGTCGGCTTAACCGGTGCCGATATTCGCAACATGGTGAATGAGGCTGCGTTGTGGGCAGCCCGCAACGACAAGAAGATCGTCGACATGAGCGACTTTGACTACGCTCGCGATAAGATCCTAATGGGTGCCAAACGCGAGGAAGTCCTTCAAGAAAGCGAAAAGGAAAAGACCGCTTACCACGAAGCGGGACACACGTTGACCGCTTGGCACCTTGATGGTGCTCACATCGTTCATAAAGTCACGATCATTCCTCGCGGTCGCGCTTTAGGTGTCACTCAGTATGTCCCCAACGAAGATCGTCTGAGTGTTTCCAAACGAGAGCTTGAACATCAGTTGATCGTGCTACTCGGGGGCCGAGCTGCCGAGAAGATTATCTACAGCGAAACATGCGTCGGTGCCGAGAACGACCTCGAACGGGCAACCAGCATTGCTCGTCGGATGGTCACTCATTGGGGAATGAGCCCTAAGATCGGTCCGGTAAGTTACAAGACCAGCGATGAAGACCCGTTCCTCGGACGCGAAATTCATCAGTCACGTCAATTCAGCGAGCACACGCAAGAACTGGTTGATGAAGAGGTTGCCCGATTGTTGATGGAGGCCGACCAAAAGGCCGAGCAACTACTTCGCGAACATCGTAGCGAACTCGAAAAGATTACTCGCGCTCTGTTGGAACATGAAGAACTTGGCGAAGCCGAACTGACTGACCTGATTGGTGAGTCGATCCAGGTTCGAATGCGAAAGAATGATGTTCCCGGCAAGATCGTGGCACCCGAAAGTGCTGCCGAACACCGTCCAGGACCTGTCATCAATCAAGATCAACCTTCGACTTAG
- the rsgA gene encoding ribosome small subunit-dependent GTPase A: MSKKKRPKQRAEFRKNYQGRVRTGDLTRDFHDGKSDQLADVRKSERVSGKGELTRKRTVAEDESVNAGAGNENLLYGRVISVHGLKCRVLDDQGNAFECAIRQVLKSMSIDGRTAVVAGDRVRFRAESSIDGMIEQVEPRHGIISRTSRGQQHILVANVDYLLIIASAASPEIKPVLIDRFLLTAAQCNVQPILVVNKVDLIEPVLLQQLIGVYASLGTRVLMTSAETGVGVDYLRHLLAGKQTVLAGQSGVGKSSLLNEVQPGLGLAVGRVSDDNDKGRHTTTASRLIPLDAGGAVFDTPGIRQFKLWDISASEVAGLMPDLRPYVSACRYPDCLHLSEDDCAVKNAVADGRVDARRYDAYCHLLENDLLLDSI; this comes from the coding sequence ATGAGTAAGAAAAAGCGGCCCAAGCAACGAGCGGAGTTTCGCAAGAACTACCAGGGCCGCGTTCGAACTGGCGATTTGACTCGTGACTTTCATGATGGCAAGTCAGATCAATTGGCCGATGTTCGAAAAAGTGAACGCGTCAGCGGCAAGGGTGAGCTGACGCGTAAACGAACGGTCGCCGAGGACGAGTCCGTCAACGCTGGTGCCGGTAACGAAAACTTGCTTTACGGACGGGTGATCAGCGTACACGGACTCAAGTGTCGTGTACTCGATGACCAAGGCAACGCATTCGAATGCGCAATCCGGCAAGTCTTGAAATCAATGAGTATCGACGGACGAACCGCCGTGGTTGCTGGCGATCGCGTACGCTTTCGAGCCGAGTCGTCGATCGATGGCATGATTGAACAAGTCGAACCGCGACACGGCATCATCAGCCGAACTAGCCGAGGTCAGCAACACATCCTCGTCGCTAACGTCGACTACCTGTTGATCATTGCCAGCGCCGCAAGCCCCGAGATTAAACCGGTACTCATAGACCGCTTCTTGCTTACGGCTGCGCAGTGCAATGTTCAACCCATTCTGGTCGTGAACAAAGTAGACCTGATAGAGCCAGTGTTGTTGCAACAACTCATTGGCGTTTACGCGTCGCTGGGAACGCGCGTTCTAATGACATCGGCCGAAACCGGCGTGGGCGTTGATTACCTACGCCATCTGCTTGCCGGAAAGCAAACCGTCCTAGCGGGGCAGAGCGGGGTAGGGAAGAGCAGCCTGCTAAATGAAGTCCAACCGGGCTTAGGTTTAGCAGTGGGTAGAGTTAGCGATGACAATGACAAAGGACGCCACACCACAACTGCATCACGACTGATTCCCCTGGACGCGGGTGGTGCGGTCTTTGACACACCCGGGATCAGGCAGTTTAAGCTGTGGGACATTTCGGCCAGCGAAGTTGCCGGATTGATGCCCGATCTTCGTCCCTATGTTAGTGCTTGTCGGTATCCCGATTGCCTGCACCTAAGCGAAGATGATTGCGCCGTAAAAAACGCCGTCGCCGACGGTCGAGTCGATGCGCGTCGATACGACGCTTATTGCCACCTGCTCGAAAACGACCTGCTGCTCGATTCCATTTAA
- a CDS encoding YbjN domain-containing protein, translating into MAVNQFRIEAFFEEEELRYFRAGEDAEHGSWFLMFGNKTGVNVRLLEDGECLLIRSQPLVHLDEFDHAGRCRVWEAMAHRNDQMVIGRLSGADEVVVEAALPIEDGEISNTQIKRMLSVVVNESNSFGPHLRKLAHNDSLAIRHDPIDELMRKLIEGDTGEVGLGSDDDNEHADKYDDDDFSFDDDAPM; encoded by the coding sequence GTGGCGGTAAACCAATTTCGAATCGAAGCTTTTTTTGAGGAAGAAGAACTGCGTTATTTTCGCGCGGGCGAAGACGCTGAGCATGGATCTTGGTTTTTGATGTTTGGCAATAAAACCGGAGTCAATGTTCGGCTGCTTGAAGATGGCGAGTGCTTGCTTATCCGCAGCCAGCCGCTTGTCCACCTCGACGAATTTGATCACGCAGGGCGTTGTCGTGTTTGGGAAGCCATGGCACATCGAAACGACCAAATGGTCATTGGGCGACTGAGCGGTGCCGACGAGGTTGTCGTGGAGGCTGCATTGCCGATTGAAGACGGCGAAATCAGCAATACTCAGATCAAACGAATGCTAAGTGTTGTTGTCAACGAATCCAATTCGTTTGGACCTCATCTTCGCAAACTCGCTCACAACGACTCGCTTGCCATCCGCCATGATCCGATTGACGAATTAATGCGAAAGTTGATTGAAGGGGACACGGGGGAAGTCGGTCTTGGAAGCGACGACGACAACGAACACGCTGACAAGTATGACGACGACGACTTTTCGTTCGACGACGATGCCCCGATGTAG
- a CDS encoding vWA domain-containing protein translates to MYRPGGVIHAYQKYDPVQFPPPNQPPPDLVSPAFEQAMMYGNYKELTEEELARAVKLDPSQIAGLGPSLDMLRAMLEERKRKILETYETKAVEKKARKAFRNTAKNLNVPKKMEKAFHQAVTYEQPYMIEQLWYRTDDDNGELARGLMQVAARMSDKHNIEELATKYTFTGNESMSVPKALEVKDELEKIDELLKQLEEAAKNAQIGIIDMDLLSEFAQPGDMEQLEEMRRQVENLMREQAERQGLEKNPDGKGFRLTPQAYKIFQGRLLQRIFSELAPSRTGRHEGDVVGEGAVELQQTKSYEFGDSVANIDLPQTIINALLRQGDERPIRLRSDDIEVHKTRNHPKCATAVIMDMSGSMRYDGQYINVKRMALALQGLIQSEYPGDFLRFIEMYTFAKLRTPGEIIEMMPKPVTIHDPWVQLYADMSDPNISEAQIHPHFTNIQHSLQLARRNLATCDTPNRQIVLITDGLPTAHFEEEKLFMLYPPDPRTEQATMREAMMCKKEDITINIFLIPSWSQSEEDVRFAQRLAQTTKGRVFFTSGRDLDRFVLWDYVKNRREIIA, encoded by the coding sequence ATGTACCGTCCCGGCGGCGTGATTCACGCCTATCAAAAGTACGATCCGGTTCAGTTCCCACCGCCCAATCAACCGCCACCGGATTTGGTCTCACCGGCGTTTGAGCAAGCGATGATGTACGGCAACTACAAAGAACTTACCGAAGAAGAACTCGCACGGGCCGTTAAGTTGGATCCGAGCCAGATTGCGGGACTAGGTCCGAGCTTGGACATGCTTCGTGCCATGCTTGAAGAACGCAAACGCAAGATCCTTGAGACCTACGAAACAAAAGCGGTTGAAAAGAAAGCCCGCAAGGCGTTTCGAAACACTGCGAAAAACCTGAACGTGCCCAAGAAGATGGAAAAAGCGTTCCATCAAGCCGTCACGTACGAACAGCCGTACATGATCGAACAGCTTTGGTACCGCACCGACGATGACAACGGCGAACTTGCTCGCGGGCTGATGCAAGTTGCGGCACGTATGAGCGATAAGCACAACATCGAGGAATTGGCGACGAAGTACACGTTCACTGGCAACGAGTCGATGAGTGTTCCCAAGGCACTTGAAGTCAAAGATGAACTGGAGAAGATCGACGAGTTGCTCAAACAGCTCGAAGAAGCGGCCAAGAACGCTCAGATCGGGATCATCGACATGGATCTACTGTCTGAGTTTGCTCAGCCTGGCGATATGGAGCAGCTCGAAGAGATGCGTCGCCAAGTCGAAAACTTGATGCGGGAGCAGGCCGAACGTCAGGGATTGGAAAAAAATCCTGATGGGAAAGGTTTTCGGTTGACCCCTCAGGCCTACAAAATCTTTCAAGGACGTTTGCTCCAACGGATTTTCAGTGAACTAGCCCCTTCGCGTACTGGCCGCCACGAAGGTGACGTTGTTGGTGAAGGAGCCGTCGAGCTACAGCAAACCAAGTCGTATGAATTTGGCGATAGTGTCGCCAACATTGATTTGCCGCAAACGATAATCAATGCGTTATTGCGGCAAGGTGACGAGCGTCCGATTCGATTGCGTAGCGACGATATCGAAGTTCATAAGACTCGCAACCATCCCAAATGTGCTACCGCCGTCATCATGGATATGAGCGGTTCGATGCGGTATGACGGTCAATACATCAACGTCAAGCGGATGGCTCTCGCCTTGCAGGGATTGATTCAAAGCGAATACCCAGGTGATTTCTTGCGATTCATCGAGATGTATACCTTTGCGAAATTGCGAACTCCGGGCGAGATCATAGAGATGATGCCCAAGCCGGTCACCATCCATGATCCGTGGGTGCAGTTGTACGCGGACATGAGCGATCCCAACATCAGTGAGGCCCAGATTCACCCTCACTTCACCAATATTCAACACTCCTTGCAACTTGCGCGTCGCAACTTGGCGACGTGTGATACGCCAAATCGGCAGATCGTGCTGATCACCGATGGCCTGCCCACCGCCCATTTCGAAGAGGAAAAACTATTCATGCTCTACCCGCCGGATCCGCGGACCGAGCAAGCAACGATGCGGGAAGCAATGATGTGTAAGAAAGAGGACATCACGATCAACATTTTTTTGATTCCCAGTTGGTCACAAAGCGAAGAGGATGTTCGTTTCGCTCAACGCTTGGCTCAGACGACCAAGGGACGTGTGTTTTTCACCAGTGGGCGTGACTTGGACCGGTTCGTGTTGTGGGACTACGTAAAGAACCGTCGTGAGATCATCGCGTAG